The following proteins are co-located in the Periplaneta americana isolate PAMFEO1 chromosome 12, P.americana_PAMFEO1_priV1, whole genome shotgun sequence genome:
- the LOC138710476 gene encoding protein D2-like isoform X2, translated as MTPTQVKDVPTVYWNAEKGAYYLLCMTDPDVPTRAKPVRREFRHWLVGNIPDNRVDQGEALSEYVGAGPPKHTGLHRYVFLVYKQPGKINFEERRVNNRTVGDRPKFSIRKFAQKYNLGDPVAGNLFQAQYDAYVPKLYGQFSRVYRVLNFILRR; from the exons ATGACTCCAACACAGGTAAAGGACGTCCCAACTGTATACTGGAACGCTGAGAAAGGGGCCTACTACTTGCTTTGTATGACAG ATCCGGATGTGCCCACCCGTGCCAAACCCGTGAGGAGAGAGTTTCGACACTGGTTAGTTGGCAACATACCTGACAACAGAGTGGATCAAGGAGAGGCCCTCAGTGAGTACGTTGGAGCTGGACCGCCTAAACATACAG GACTTCATCGCTATGTGTTTCTGGTGTACAAACAGCCTGGAAAGATAAATTTTGAGGAAAGACGTGTCAACAACAG AACTGTTGGAGACCGTCCAAAATTTTCCATCAGGAAATTTGCCCAGAAGTACAATCTTGGAGATCCAGTTGCAGGAAACCTATTCCAAGCACAGTATGATGCCTATGTACCCAAGTTGTATGGTCAGTTCAGTCGTGTCTACAGAGTACTCAACTTTATTTTGCGCAGGTGA